A region from the Symphalangus syndactylus isolate Jambi chromosome 2, NHGRI_mSymSyn1-v2.1_pri, whole genome shotgun sequence genome encodes:
- the TTLL2 gene encoding probable tubulin polyglutamylase TTLL2 isoform X1 encodes MRRPDLCSSTPSQALGSLRTTTPACTLNIPSEANHTEQPPAGLGARLQEAGVSIAPWQGLPTWRKRWKRKPHLMAEDEPSGALLKPLIFRVDETTPAVVQSVLLERGWNKFDKQEQNTEDWNLYWRTSSFRMAEHINVKPWQQLNYHPGTTKLTRKDCLAKHLKHMRRMYGTSLYQFIPLTFVMPNDYTKFVAEYFQERQMLGTKRSYWICKPADLSRGRGILIFSDFKDFIFDDMYIVQKYISNTLLIGRYKCDLRIYVCVTGFKPLTIYVYQEGLVRFATEKFDLSNLQNNYAHLTNSSINKSGASYEKIKEVIGRGCKWTLSRFFSYLRSWDVDDLLLWKKIHHMVILTILAIAPSVPFAANCFELFGFDILIDDNLKPWLLEVNYSPALTLDCSTDVLVKRKLVHDIIDLIYLNGLRNEGREASNATHGNSNDAAKSDRGGLDAHDCLPYDSLSFTSRMYNEDDSVVEKAVSVHPEVAPASQLEGEMSGQDFRLSTREMPQSKPKLQSRHTPHKTLMPYASLFQSHSCKKKTSPRVLSDHGKAPDPQAGNFVLVFPFNEATLGASRNGLNVKRIIQELQKLMNKQHS; translated from the exons ATGAGAAGGCCGGACCTGTGTTCCTCTACACCAAGCCAGGCGCTGGG ATCTTTGAGAACCACCACCCCAGCCTGTACCCTTAATATTCCATCTGAGGCAAACCACACTGAGCAGCCGCCTGCAGGCCTGGGAGCAAGGCTACAGGAAGCAGGTGTCTCCATCGCTCCCTGGCAAGGCCtcccaacatggagaaaaaggTGG aaaagaaaacctcatttGATGGCGGAAGATGAACCTTCAGGGGCCCTCTTGAAGCCGCTGATTTTTCGCGTTGACGAGACCACCCCGGCTGTGGTGCAAAGCGTCCTCCTGGAGCGGGGGTGGAATAAGTTTGATAAGCAGGAGCAGAACACGGAGGACTGGAACCTGTATTGGAGGACGTCCTCTTTCCGAATGGCCGAACACATCAACGTTAAACCGTGGCAGCAGCTAAACTACCACCCTGGAACCACCAAGCTTACCAGGAAAGACTGTTTGGCCAAACACCTGAAGCACATGAGGAGGATGTACGGCACTTCCCTGTACCAGTTCATCCCCCTGACGTTCGTCATGCCCAACGACTACACCAAGTTTGTGGCTGAATACTTTCAGGAGAGGCAGATGCTGGGCACCAAGCGTAGCTATTGGATTTGCAAGCCTGCCGACTTATCTCGTGGGAGGGGGATACTAATTTTCAGTGACTTTAAAGACTTCATCTTTGATGATATGTACATAGTGCAGAAATATATCTCCAACACTTTACTTATTGGCAGATATAAATGTGATCTCCGCATCTATGTTTGTGTTACTGGCTTTAAGCCTTTGACCATTTATGTTTATCAGGAAGGGTTGGTTCGCTTTGCCACGGAAAAGTTTGACCTCAGTAACTTGCAAAACAATTACGCCCATTTGACCAACAGCAGCATCAATAAATCCGGGGCCTCTTATGAAAAGATCAAAGAAGTGATTGGTCGTGGTTGTAAGTGGACGCTCAGCAGATTTTTTTCCTACCTTCGTAGCTGGGATGTGGACGATCTGCTTTTGTGGAAGAAAATCCACCACATGGTTATTCTCACCATTCTCGCGATTGCACCATCCGTCCCCTTTGCTGCCAATTGCTTTGAGCTCTTTGGGTTTGATATTTTGATTGATGACAACCTGAAACCATGGCTTTTAGAGGTCAACTACAGCCCAGCCTTGACCTTGGATTGTTCAACAGATGTGTTGGTGAAGAGAAAACTTGTCCATGATATTATTGACCTGATTTACTTAAATGGTCTAAGAAATGAGGGGAGAGAAGCCAGTAATGCCACACATGGAAATTCCAACGACGCTGCAAAAAGTGACAGAGGTGGGCTTGATGCTCATGACTGTCTTCCTTATGATTCTCTTTCGTTCACAAGCAGAATGTACAACGAGGATGACTCTGTGGTGGAGAAAGCTGTGAGTGTGCATCCTGAAGTTGCACCTGCCTCCCAGCTGGAAGGAGAGATGAGTGGGCAGGATTTTCGTCTGTCAACAAGGGAGATGCCACAAAGCAAGCCCAAGTTACAGAGCAGGCACACGCCTCACAAGACACTCATGCCCTACGCGTCCCTCTTCCAGTCGCACTCCTGCAAGAAGAAGACCTCCCCACGTGTCCTCTCAGACCATGGCAAAGCTCCAGATCCCCAAGCAGGcaactttgttcttgtttttcctttcaatGAAGCGACTCTCGGAGCTTCCAGGAATGGATTAAATGTCAAAAGAATAATCCAAGAGCTCCAGAAACTAATGAATAAGCAACATTCTTAA
- the LOC129463580 gene encoding eukaryotic translation initiation factor 1-like, with amino-acid sequence MSAIQNLHSFNPFADASKSGDLLLAGTEDYIQVRIQQRNGRKTLTTVQGIADDYNKKKLVKAFKKKFACNGTVIEHPEYGEVIQLQGDQRKYICQFLVELGLAKDDQLKVHGF; translated from the coding sequence ATGTCCGCTATCCAGAACCTCCACTCTTTCAACCCCTTTGCTGATGCAAGTAAGAGTGGTGACCTGCTTCTTGCTGGCACTGAGGATTATATCCAGGTAAGAATTCAACAGAGAAATGGCAGGAAGACCCTTACTACTGTCCAAGGGATCGCTGATGattacaataaaaagaaactagtGAAGGcgtttaagaaaaagtttgcctGCAATGGTACTGTAATTGAGCATCCGGAATATGGAGAAGTAATTCAGCTACAGGGTGACCAACGCAAGTACATATGCCAGTTCCTCGTAGAGCTTGGACTGGCTAAGGATGATCAGCTGAAGGTTCATGGGTTTTAA
- the TTLL2 gene encoding probable tubulin polyglutamylase TTLL2 isoform X2, translated as MEKKKRKPHLMAEDEPSGALLKPLIFRVDETTPAVVQSVLLERGWNKFDKQEQNTEDWNLYWRTSSFRMAEHINVKPWQQLNYHPGTTKLTRKDCLAKHLKHMRRMYGTSLYQFIPLTFVMPNDYTKFVAEYFQERQMLGTKRSYWICKPADLSRGRGILIFSDFKDFIFDDMYIVQKYISNTLLIGRYKCDLRIYVCVTGFKPLTIYVYQEGLVRFATEKFDLSNLQNNYAHLTNSSINKSGASYEKIKEVIGRGCKWTLSRFFSYLRSWDVDDLLLWKKIHHMVILTILAIAPSVPFAANCFELFGFDILIDDNLKPWLLEVNYSPALTLDCSTDVLVKRKLVHDIIDLIYLNGLRNEGREASNATHGNSNDAAKSDRGGLDAHDCLPYDSLSFTSRMYNEDDSVVEKAVSVHPEVAPASQLEGEMSGQDFRLSTREMPQSKPKLQSRHTPHKTLMPYASLFQSHSCKKKTSPRVLSDHGKAPDPQAGNFVLVFPFNEATLGASRNGLNVKRIIQELQKLMNKQHS; from the exons atggagaaaaag aaaagaaaacctcatttGATGGCGGAAGATGAACCTTCAGGGGCCCTCTTGAAGCCGCTGATTTTTCGCGTTGACGAGACCACCCCGGCTGTGGTGCAAAGCGTCCTCCTGGAGCGGGGGTGGAATAAGTTTGATAAGCAGGAGCAGAACACGGAGGACTGGAACCTGTATTGGAGGACGTCCTCTTTCCGAATGGCCGAACACATCAACGTTAAACCGTGGCAGCAGCTAAACTACCACCCTGGAACCACCAAGCTTACCAGGAAAGACTGTTTGGCCAAACACCTGAAGCACATGAGGAGGATGTACGGCACTTCCCTGTACCAGTTCATCCCCCTGACGTTCGTCATGCCCAACGACTACACCAAGTTTGTGGCTGAATACTTTCAGGAGAGGCAGATGCTGGGCACCAAGCGTAGCTATTGGATTTGCAAGCCTGCCGACTTATCTCGTGGGAGGGGGATACTAATTTTCAGTGACTTTAAAGACTTCATCTTTGATGATATGTACATAGTGCAGAAATATATCTCCAACACTTTACTTATTGGCAGATATAAATGTGATCTCCGCATCTATGTTTGTGTTACTGGCTTTAAGCCTTTGACCATTTATGTTTATCAGGAAGGGTTGGTTCGCTTTGCCACGGAAAAGTTTGACCTCAGTAACTTGCAAAACAATTACGCCCATTTGACCAACAGCAGCATCAATAAATCCGGGGCCTCTTATGAAAAGATCAAAGAAGTGATTGGTCGTGGTTGTAAGTGGACGCTCAGCAGATTTTTTTCCTACCTTCGTAGCTGGGATGTGGACGATCTGCTTTTGTGGAAGAAAATCCACCACATGGTTATTCTCACCATTCTCGCGATTGCACCATCCGTCCCCTTTGCTGCCAATTGCTTTGAGCTCTTTGGGTTTGATATTTTGATTGATGACAACCTGAAACCATGGCTTTTAGAGGTCAACTACAGCCCAGCCTTGACCTTGGATTGTTCAACAGATGTGTTGGTGAAGAGAAAACTTGTCCATGATATTATTGACCTGATTTACTTAAATGGTCTAAGAAATGAGGGGAGAGAAGCCAGTAATGCCACACATGGAAATTCCAACGACGCTGCAAAAAGTGACAGAGGTGGGCTTGATGCTCATGACTGTCTTCCTTATGATTCTCTTTCGTTCACAAGCAGAATGTACAACGAGGATGACTCTGTGGTGGAGAAAGCTGTGAGTGTGCATCCTGAAGTTGCACCTGCCTCCCAGCTGGAAGGAGAGATGAGTGGGCAGGATTTTCGTCTGTCAACAAGGGAGATGCCACAAAGCAAGCCCAAGTTACAGAGCAGGCACACGCCTCACAAGACACTCATGCCCTACGCGTCCCTCTTCCAGTCGCACTCCTGCAAGAAGAAGACCTCCCCACGTGTCCTCTCAGACCATGGCAAAGCTCCAGATCCCCAAGCAGGcaactttgttcttgtttttcctttcaatGAAGCGACTCTCGGAGCTTCCAGGAATGGATTAAATGTCAAAAGAATAATCCAAGAGCTCCAGAAACTAATGAATAAGCAACATTCTTAA
- the TTLL2 gene encoding probable tubulin polyglutamylase TTLL2 isoform X3, with product MKRKPHLMAEDEPSGALLKPLIFRVDETTPAVVQSVLLERGWNKFDKQEQNTEDWNLYWRTSSFRMAEHINVKPWQQLNYHPGTTKLTRKDCLAKHLKHMRRMYGTSLYQFIPLTFVMPNDYTKFVAEYFQERQMLGTKRSYWICKPADLSRGRGILIFSDFKDFIFDDMYIVQKYISNTLLIGRYKCDLRIYVCVTGFKPLTIYVYQEGLVRFATEKFDLSNLQNNYAHLTNSSINKSGASYEKIKEVIGRGCKWTLSRFFSYLRSWDVDDLLLWKKIHHMVILTILAIAPSVPFAANCFELFGFDILIDDNLKPWLLEVNYSPALTLDCSTDVLVKRKLVHDIIDLIYLNGLRNEGREASNATHGNSNDAAKSDRGGLDAHDCLPYDSLSFTSRMYNEDDSVVEKAVSVHPEVAPASQLEGEMSGQDFRLSTREMPQSKPKLQSRHTPHKTLMPYASLFQSHSCKKKTSPRVLSDHGKAPDPQAGNFVLVFPFNEATLGASRNGLNVKRIIQELQKLMNKQHS from the exons ATG aaaagaaaacctcatttGATGGCGGAAGATGAACCTTCAGGGGCCCTCTTGAAGCCGCTGATTTTTCGCGTTGACGAGACCACCCCGGCTGTGGTGCAAAGCGTCCTCCTGGAGCGGGGGTGGAATAAGTTTGATAAGCAGGAGCAGAACACGGAGGACTGGAACCTGTATTGGAGGACGTCCTCTTTCCGAATGGCCGAACACATCAACGTTAAACCGTGGCAGCAGCTAAACTACCACCCTGGAACCACCAAGCTTACCAGGAAAGACTGTTTGGCCAAACACCTGAAGCACATGAGGAGGATGTACGGCACTTCCCTGTACCAGTTCATCCCCCTGACGTTCGTCATGCCCAACGACTACACCAAGTTTGTGGCTGAATACTTTCAGGAGAGGCAGATGCTGGGCACCAAGCGTAGCTATTGGATTTGCAAGCCTGCCGACTTATCTCGTGGGAGGGGGATACTAATTTTCAGTGACTTTAAAGACTTCATCTTTGATGATATGTACATAGTGCAGAAATATATCTCCAACACTTTACTTATTGGCAGATATAAATGTGATCTCCGCATCTATGTTTGTGTTACTGGCTTTAAGCCTTTGACCATTTATGTTTATCAGGAAGGGTTGGTTCGCTTTGCCACGGAAAAGTTTGACCTCAGTAACTTGCAAAACAATTACGCCCATTTGACCAACAGCAGCATCAATAAATCCGGGGCCTCTTATGAAAAGATCAAAGAAGTGATTGGTCGTGGTTGTAAGTGGACGCTCAGCAGATTTTTTTCCTACCTTCGTAGCTGGGATGTGGACGATCTGCTTTTGTGGAAGAAAATCCACCACATGGTTATTCTCACCATTCTCGCGATTGCACCATCCGTCCCCTTTGCTGCCAATTGCTTTGAGCTCTTTGGGTTTGATATTTTGATTGATGACAACCTGAAACCATGGCTTTTAGAGGTCAACTACAGCCCAGCCTTGACCTTGGATTGTTCAACAGATGTGTTGGTGAAGAGAAAACTTGTCCATGATATTATTGACCTGATTTACTTAAATGGTCTAAGAAATGAGGGGAGAGAAGCCAGTAATGCCACACATGGAAATTCCAACGACGCTGCAAAAAGTGACAGAGGTGGGCTTGATGCTCATGACTGTCTTCCTTATGATTCTCTTTCGTTCACAAGCAGAATGTACAACGAGGATGACTCTGTGGTGGAGAAAGCTGTGAGTGTGCATCCTGAAGTTGCACCTGCCTCCCAGCTGGAAGGAGAGATGAGTGGGCAGGATTTTCGTCTGTCAACAAGGGAGATGCCACAAAGCAAGCCCAAGTTACAGAGCAGGCACACGCCTCACAAGACACTCATGCCCTACGCGTCCCTCTTCCAGTCGCACTCCTGCAAGAAGAAGACCTCCCCACGTGTCCTCTCAGACCATGGCAAAGCTCCAGATCCCCAAGCAGGcaactttgttcttgtttttcctttcaatGAAGCGACTCTCGGAGCTTCCAGGAATGGATTAAATGTCAAAAGAATAATCCAAGAGCTCCAGAAACTAATGAATAAGCAACATTCTTAA